The following coding sequences are from one Leptolyngbya sp. NIES-3755 window:
- a CDS encoding hypothetical protein (Protein of unknown function DUF433;~similar to AA sequence:cyanobase_aa:Ava_2493), with protein sequence MESLKRITFNPQVMGGKPCIRGMRVTVGTVVGLVASGRTIPEILKAYPYLEEADIYEALMYAAWRVEEMEVPLETA encoded by the coding sequence ATGGAATCTTTGAAACGAATTACATTTAATCCTCAAGTCATGGGTGGAAAGCCTTGTATTCGAGGAATGCGCGTTACGGTCGGTACGGTGGTCGGATTAGTGGCTTCTGGACGAACAATTCCTGAAATCCTCAAAGCTTATCCCTATCTAGAAGAAGCAGATATCTATGAGGCATTGATGTATGCGGCGTGGCGGGTAGAAGAAATGGAAGTTCCGCTCGAAACTGCATGA
- a CDS encoding hypothetical protein (similar to AA sequence:cyanobase_aa:Ava_2494) encodes MKILIDMNLSPDWVGVFEQNGIETIHWSNVGDRGEIDRVILEWAKVRQYIVFTHDLDFGTLLAATQADAPSVIQVRTQDTFPSSISAIVLSALRQFEIQLEEGALVTIDAAKARVRVLPILRP; translated from the coding sequence ATGAAAATTTTGATTGATATGAACTTGTCGCCGGATTGGGTTGGCGTTTTTGAACAGAACGGAATTGAAACGATTCACTGGTCGAACGTGGGAGATCGAGGTGAAATTGATCGAGTGATTTTGGAATGGGCAAAAGTCCGTCAATACATTGTTTTTACTCACGATCTGGATTTTGGGACTCTACTGGCTGCAACTCAAGCTGATGCTCCAAGTGTGATTCAGGTAAGAACTCAAGATACATTTCCGTCGAGCATTTCAGCGATCGTACTTTCAGCATTGCGCCAATTTGAAATACAGCTTGAAGAAGGGGCACTTGTGACGATCGACGCTGCAAAAGCCAGAGTTCGAGTTTTGCCAATCCTGCGACCTTGA
- a CDS encoding putative esterase (similar to AA sequence:cyanobase_aa:Npun_F4607): MHLKKILSATSFSLLVGCSTSAPNLSNSTPKSASPLPVPAAPQAVSQPKISTPPVTAPSSTTSGLNYQLVTYQSQVMGSDRQYGIVLPPGYDQRSQARYPVVFLLHGGHGDPTAWFVKGKALKVILNLYASGKLPPSIIVTPDGNDSRGTSPYWDPEYVNGRYGNVVSAIGDELVQEIKTRYRTQNDPRLWAIGGLSSGGWGALNVGLHNPQNFKTMFSHSGYFIDKSGVENSPIEYIRTLDPQTRNSIAVYLDAGEGDGKYLVQSQEFHQVLNQLDVENQFNEFPGGHGVKGQDVGWGFWGKHLADSLSYVGERFRTVDRISKQ, translated from the coding sequence ATGCACCTCAAAAAAATTCTGAGCGCTACCTCGTTTAGTTTGCTGGTGGGATGTTCCACATCAGCACCCAATCTGAGCAATTCAACTCCAAAAAGCGCTTCTCCGCTTCCCGTACCTGCTGCGCCTCAAGCTGTTTCACAGCCTAAGATTTCGACACCGCCCGTAACTGCACCCTCTTCAACAACATCAGGATTGAACTATCAGCTTGTGACTTATCAGAGTCAGGTGATGGGGAGCGATCGACAATATGGAATTGTTTTACCGCCTGGATACGATCAACGATCGCAAGCTCGATATCCAGTCGTATTTCTACTGCATGGCGGACATGGTGATCCGACGGCTTGGTTTGTGAAAGGGAAAGCGCTCAAAGTAATCTTAAACTTGTATGCGAGTGGGAAATTGCCACCGTCGATTATTGTGACACCGGATGGAAATGATAGTCGGGGAACGAGTCCATATTGGGACCCGGAATATGTGAATGGGCGATATGGGAATGTCGTAAGCGCGATCGGAGATGAGTTAGTTCAGGAAATTAAAACGCGATATCGGACGCAGAATGATCCGCGGCTCTGGGCGATCGGAGGATTGTCTTCGGGCGGTTGGGGTGCTTTGAATGTGGGGTTACACAATCCGCAGAATTTCAAAACTATGTTTAGTCATAGTGGCTATTTCATTGATAAAAGTGGGGTGGAAAATAGTCCGATCGAATATATTCGGACGCTTGATCCACAGACTCGGAACTCGATCGCGGTTTATCTAGATGCAGGCGAGGGAGATGGAAAGTATTTGGTGCAATCGCAGGAATTTCATCAAGTGTTGAATCAGCTTGATGTGGAGAATCAATTTAATGAATTTCCGGGTGGACATGGGGTGAAAGGGCAAGATGTTGGCTGGGGATTTTGGGGTAAACATCTTGCAGATTCGTTGAGCTATGTGGGAGAGCGGTTTCGGACGGTCGATCGCATTTCTAAACAATAA
- a CDS encoding hypothetical protein (hypothetical protein Npun_F3789;~similar to AA sequence:cyanobase_aa:LBDG_22020): protein MSQDRQVATDTSDRVKSDAYDPHIVPAETAARMEREGGEYKTTPTEEREASAPTDDQTDPESIHTTDGYTVDQEGLLNNYAIEPEMYYEVPGDARQAEEELHQERVEEYRDINQDESGKLTMEDDKRGHGSGAV from the coding sequence ATGAGTCAAGACAGGCAGGTTGCAACGGACACTTCCGATCGAGTCAAAAGCGATGCTTACGATCCGCATATCGTTCCCGCAGAAACCGCCGCTCGGATGGAGCGTGAAGGTGGCGAATACAAAACAACTCCAACCGAAGAACGTGAAGCCTCTGCCCCCACGGATGATCAAACTGATCCCGAAAGCATCCACACCACAGATGGCTACACGGTAGACCAAGAAGGCTTACTGAACAACTATGCGATCGAGCCTGAAATGTACTACGAAGTCCCTGGCGATGCTCGTCAAGCTGAGGAAGAACTTCATCAAGAGCGCGTTGAAGAATATCGCGACATCAACCAGGATGAATCCGGCAAGCTGACGATGGAAGATGATAAGCGAGGTCATGGTAGCGGAGCAGTCTAG
- a CDS encoding transglycosylase-associated protein (similar to AA sequence:cyanobase_aa:LBDG_22010) has protein sequence MNILAWIVLGLLAGAIAKAIYPGRQGGGILATMVLGIVGAFIGGTIVTILETGTLSFAATSLSIPGVFVAVLGAILAIFIYNKFASRAY, from the coding sequence ATGAACATTCTAGCGTGGATTGTTTTGGGATTACTGGCAGGCGCGATCGCGAAAGCGATCTATCCCGGTCGTCAAGGTGGTGGCATTCTCGCAACAATGGTTTTGGGAATCGTTGGCGCATTCATTGGAGGTACGATCGTCACCATCTTGGAGACTGGGACCCTCTCGTTTGCTGCAACTTCTCTGAGCATTCCGGGTGTATTCGTCGCTGTCTTGGGTGCAATCTTGGCAATCTTCATCTACAACAAGTTCGCAAGCCGCGCTTACTAA